The following proteins come from a genomic window of Deltaproteobacteria bacterium:
- the gspM gene encoding type II secretion system protein GspM: MSLIKNLSESERRTIKWGSIATVFLLYMVLIVLPLKDKEEDYKRLSGKMLKIAERVRAMSREYRGLTKRFEELKSANPQKEESFTLFSFLDKVATDSGLKKNIKGMKPSIQAKEGYTESTVAVELEDVQIKPLTEYIHLVESSGQNIMIKKVDIKPRYSNPDRINVNLIISAIAIN, from the coding sequence ATGAGCTTAATAAAGAACCTTAGTGAGAGTGAAAGAAGAACGATCAAATGGGGAAGCATTGCCACTGTTTTTCTCCTCTACATGGTCCTCATTGTTTTGCCCCTAAAGGACAAAGAAGAGGATTATAAAAGGCTGTCCGGGAAAATGCTCAAAATCGCCGAACGGGTAAGGGCCATGTCGAGGGAATACAGAGGACTGACAAAGCGTTTTGAAGAACTTAAAAGCGCCAATCCTCAGAAGGAGGAGAGCTTTACCCTCTTTTCTTTCCTCGACAAGGTAGCCACCGATTCGGGCCTGAAAAAGAATATAAAGGGAATGAAACCTTCCATTCAGGCAAAGGAGGGGTACACCGAATCGACAGTTGCCGTCGAACTGGAAGACGTACAGATAAAACCCCTTACCGAGTACATTCACCTCGTTGAATCATCGGGTCAGAATATCATGATAAAAAAGGTAGATATAAAACCGCGCTACAGTAATCCCGACAGAATTAACGTAAATCTCATCATCTCTGCTATTGCCATCAATTAG
- the gspG gene encoding type II secretion system major pseudopilin GspG encodes MKEEKKRLNNKGFTLIEILVVLIILSVLAALVAPRFLGRTDEAKIEAARIQIKNFEGALKLFYLDNGFYPSTEQGLEALVTKPTTGKIPKKYKENGYLEGGRLPHDPWDNDFVYLSPGINNKEYDIESYGADGEDGGEGNDADIESWNVR; translated from the coding sequence ATGAAGGAAGAAAAAAAACGATTAAACAACAAGGGATTTACACTCATAGAGATACTGGTGGTTCTCATTATTTTGAGTGTCCTTGCCGCCCTTGTAGCCCCCAGGTTCCTTGGCAGAACGGATGAAGCAAAAATAGAAGCGGCACGCATACAGATTAAAAACTTCGAAGGCGCGCTCAAACTCTTTTATCTCGATAACGGTTTTTATCCATCCACGGAGCAGGGGCTGGAAGCGCTTGTTACCAAACCGACAACGGGGAAAATACCTAAAAAGTATAAAGAGAATGGCTACCTGGAAGGGGGCCGGCTCCCTCATGATCCCTGGGATAATGACTTTGTCTATCTGTCACCGGGTATCAATAACAAGGAGTATGATATTGAATCCTATGGCGCCGACGGTGAAGACGGCGGCGAAGGCAACGATGCAGATATTGAGAGCTGGAACGTCAGATAG
- a CDS encoding type II secretion system F family protein produces the protein MAVFRYKTYDGSGRMLSGIIDADSTDHATSKLKSKGLFPFEVTREAGAAESRQRKESARGRIKKSEITAFTRLFASLLTSGMPVVDSLTALSEQISRATLRKTIVDIKEKVSSGMDLSEAFSRYPDHFSKTFVNLVKAGERGGELDQVLDELAGVGEKQEALRGKFMAAMIYPILMTIIGAMVLTILFILVIPRIISIFTNMGQTLPLPTKILVWTTNTINTNWPFILAAGALFFLLLLRMRKSRKGRFFIDRAFLKLPVTGKILCRLEVSRFARTFSLLLKGGVPITEALDIAKDVVKNSVIVENIGHARDNIAEGGHLSPVLKEGGIFPPVAVHMIAVGEKGGNLEEMLLNISKSFDREVENFTAGLSSIIEPVLIIAMGLAVGFIAMAILLPIFEMNVMVGK, from the coding sequence ATGGCCGTATTCAGATACAAAACATACGATGGCTCAGGGAGGATGCTGTCAGGTATTATCGATGCCGACAGCACGGACCATGCCACGTCCAAACTGAAATCAAAGGGCCTTTTTCCTTTCGAAGTAACAAGAGAGGCCGGGGCGGCTGAAAGCAGGCAAAGGAAAGAATCTGCCAGGGGGAGAATAAAAAAATCGGAGATTACCGCTTTTACAAGACTCTTTGCCTCGCTCCTCACATCGGGCATGCCCGTCGTCGATTCCCTGACGGCCCTGTCGGAACAGATATCCAGAGCTACTTTAAGGAAAACCATTGTTGACATTAAGGAGAAGGTATCATCGGGTATGGACCTTTCAGAAGCCTTTTCCCGCTACCCTGACCATTTCAGCAAAACCTTCGTCAATCTCGTCAAGGCTGGTGAACGGGGAGGAGAACTGGACCAGGTGCTGGATGAACTTGCCGGGGTCGGTGAAAAACAGGAGGCCCTTCGGGGCAAATTCATGGCCGCCATGATCTACCCCATTCTTATGACCATCATAGGAGCGATGGTGCTCACCATCCTCTTTATCCTTGTCATTCCCAGGATTATCTCCATCTTCACTAATATGGGCCAAACCCTCCCCCTCCCCACAAAAATACTGGTCTGGACAACAAACACCATCAATACAAACTGGCCATTCATACTTGCGGCAGGCGCCCTGTTCTTTCTCCTGCTTTTGAGAATGAGAAAGAGCAGGAAAGGAAGATTCTTTATAGATAGGGCATTCCTTAAACTACCCGTAACGGGGAAGATTTTATGCAGGCTTGAAGTATCGAGGTTTGCAAGGACCTTTTCACTCCTCCTCAAGGGAGGGGTACCCATTACAGAAGCCCTTGACATTGCAAAGGATGTAGTTAAAAATTCAGTTATTGTCGAAAATATAGGCCATGCCAGGGATAATATTGCCGAAGGGGGGCACCTTTCGCCGGTGCTTAAGGAGGGAGGGATCTTTCCCCCTGTCGCTGTCCATATGATCGCCGTTGGAGAAAAGGGGGGAAATCTTGAAGAGATGCTTTTAAATATTTCCAAAAGCTTTGACAGGGAAGTGGAGAACTTTACCGCCGGCTTGTCGTCCATTATCGAACCTGTTCTCATTATAGCCATGGGGCTGGCCGTCGGCTTTATCGCCATGGCCATACTTTTACCCATTTTTGAAATGAATGTAATGGTTGGAAAATGA
- the gspN gene encoding type II secretion system protein GspN, translating into MEKIDLKKKQKRYATFFIVLFLLFFMARFPLKEARNWAISTAASSAELDISLGDSSILLPLGLELESFVIAGKGRALVTPHIDVLGVKANPFSLIGSRKKLSFYIINGGEGKGAIVIEEGKAEIGIEANLLDIGGLKLKNGAVIERGKVSIKGSITIEADYMKGKGSLHAEGSDMLIKNASLFAPELPLKKFTAKLDKNGATVMIKALALVMDGLQFNGQGTIKLAKPAQNSSLDLGGKIELSEASYSPLSGMISMIKGPADGGNNFTIHLSGTVKRPDLKINGKKLF; encoded by the coding sequence TTGGAAAAGATTGATCTAAAAAAGAAACAAAAACGCTATGCAACCTTTTTTATTGTCCTCTTCCTCCTTTTTTTTATGGCCAGGTTTCCCTTGAAAGAGGCCAGGAACTGGGCTATTTCAACAGCGGCCTCCTCGGCGGAGCTTGATATATCACTTGGCGATTCATCCATTCTGCTTCCTCTCGGCCTGGAACTTGAAAGCTTTGTCATTGCCGGAAAGGGCCGGGCATTAGTCACCCCTCACATCGACGTGCTCGGGGTAAAGGCAAACCCCTTCAGCCTCATAGGCAGCAGGAAAAAACTCAGCTTTTATATTATTAACGGTGGCGAAGGAAAGGGCGCCATAGTCATAGAAGAGGGGAAGGCAGAAATAGGTATTGAAGCTAACCTCCTTGATATAGGTGGCCTAAAACTGAAGAATGGCGCTGTCATAGAACGTGGCAAGGTAAGCATTAAGGGCAGCATAACAATAGAAGCCGATTATATGAAGGGAAAGGGAAGCCTTCATGCAGAGGGAAGCGACATGCTCATTAAGAACGCAAGCCTCTTTGCTCCCGAGCTTCCCCTGAAAAAATTTACGGCAAAGCTCGATAAAAATGGCGCCACAGTAATGATCAAAGCCCTTGCGCTTGTCATGGACGGACTTCAGTTTAATGGCCAGGGGACCATTAAACTGGCAAAGCCTGCCCAAAACAGTTCCCTTGATCTTGGCGGAAAAATCGAATTGTCAGAGGCTTCCTACAGTCCGCTGTCAGGTATGATCTCCATGATAAAGGGGCCGGCAGATGGAGGAAACAATTTTACCATCCACCTTTCGGGGACTGTAAAGAGACCTGATTTAAAAATTAACGGGAAAAAGCTTTTTTAG
- a CDS encoding prepilin-type N-terminal cleavage/methylation domain-containing protein, with the protein MQILRAGTSDRRGFTLIEVAMVLFIFSILMVAAAPRLASFLSSSKLETNVSRLAIYLEHIRDEAIYKRKVLILRCRIEEG; encoded by the coding sequence ATGCAGATATTGAGAGCTGGAACGTCAGATAGAAGGGGTTTTACCCTTATTGAAGTTGCCATGGTGCTCTTTATTTTCAGTATTCTCATGGTAGCCGCAGCGCCAAGACTGGCCTCCTTTCTATCATCATCAAAACTGGAAACAAACGTATCCCGGCTGGCAATCTATCTGGAACATATAAGAGACGAGGCCATTTATAAAAGAAAAGTCCTCATCTTGCGATGCCGTATCGAAGAAGG
- the gspE gene encoding type II secretion system ATPase GspE, whose product MKPIGEILLSRGAVDEADLEAALLAQKSKYELLGKILIGKGSITEEELLLALAEQFDITYMEKLPETIHAEEIKKAAPLNYLKKNGILPYRIEEDTIYVAISDPLNTAPLDDIYSLTGKKTVQALCSREKITARIHNLMEENFSSTEEVMEDITDENVGGLSIDLEEAQDLLDFSDEAPIIRLVNKLFYQAVRERASDIHIEPYESKVTVRFRIDGTLYEKLTPPKSFHSAIVSRLKVMAGLNIAERRLPQDGRIKIKIAGMDVDIRLSVIPTAFGERLVMRILDRASVLLGISDLGMGSSDVERFNRIINASNGIVLVTGPTGSGKTTTLYAAMAELNSPERNILTVEDPVEYQIAGIGQIPVNTKVGLTFARGLRSILRQDPDIVMVGEIRDVETAEIAIQASLTGHLVFSTLHTNDAASAVTRLVDMGVEAFLVSATVRAVIAQRLVRQICEACRESYLPNHELLDELGIKEEMTFYRGKGCEQCSDTGYRGRGAIYEIMTLSETVRRLIVESATRDDIRSEAIKGGMVTMREDGLKKIKEGITTPEEVLAATREVE is encoded by the coding sequence ATGAAGCCTATAGGTGAAATACTTCTTTCCAGAGGGGCCGTTGATGAAGCGGACCTTGAGGCTGCTCTCCTTGCCCAGAAATCAAAATATGAACTATTGGGAAAAATATTAATCGGCAAGGGGAGTATTACGGAAGAAGAACTGCTCCTTGCCCTGGCAGAGCAATTTGACATAACCTACATGGAAAAACTGCCTGAAACGATCCATGCCGAAGAGATAAAGAAGGCAGCGCCCCTGAACTATCTAAAAAAAAACGGCATTCTCCCCTACCGCATTGAAGAGGACACCATTTATGTGGCCATCTCCGATCCTTTAAACACGGCGCCTCTTGATGACATTTACTCACTAACAGGAAAGAAGACCGTTCAGGCCCTTTGCTCCAGGGAAAAGATTACCGCAAGAATTCACAATCTCATGGAAGAAAACTTCTCATCCACGGAAGAAGTCATGGAAGATATTACCGATGAGAACGTAGGCGGACTTTCCATCGACCTGGAAGAAGCGCAGGATCTTCTCGATTTTTCCGACGAGGCCCCCATTATCAGGCTCGTCAATAAGCTCTTTTACCAGGCCGTCAGGGAACGGGCAAGCGATATCCACATCGAACCTTACGAATCGAAAGTGACGGTTCGCTTCAGGATAGACGGCACGCTCTATGAAAAGCTAACACCCCCTAAAAGTTTCCATTCGGCCATCGTATCACGGCTGAAAGTCATGGCCGGGCTCAATATTGCCGAGCGGCGGCTTCCCCAGGACGGAAGGATAAAAATCAAGATTGCCGGAATGGACGTGGACATTAGACTGTCCGTTATTCCGACGGCCTTCGGGGAAAGGCTCGTAATGAGAATCCTGGACCGGGCAAGCGTGCTTCTCGGCATATCGGACCTCGGTATGGGCAGCAGCGACGTTGAACGCTTTAACAGGATAATCAATGCTTCAAACGGCATCGTCCTCGTTACGGGGCCGACGGGAAGTGGAAAAACAACCACACTTTACGCCGCCATGGCAGAACTCAATTCTCCCGAGCGAAACATTCTTACCGTCGAAGACCCCGTTGAATACCAGATTGCCGGTATCGGCCAGATTCCCGTCAATACCAAGGTGGGGCTTACTTTTGCCCGGGGACTCCGATCCATTCTGAGGCAGGACCCCGATATTGTCATGGTCGGTGAGATTCGTGATGTAGAAACAGCGGAGATTGCCATCCAGGCATCACTGACGGGGCATCTTGTTTTCAGTACGCTCCACACAAACGATGCGGCAAGCGCCGTAACTAGGCTTGTCGATATGGGAGTAGAGGCCTTTCTCGTATCGGCAACGGTTCGCGCCGTCATTGCCCAGCGCCTTGTCAGACAAATATGCGAAGCCTGCCGGGAAAGTTACCTGCCCAACCATGAACTGCTTGATGAACTCGGCATAAAGGAGGAAATGACCTTTTACAGGGGAAAAGGTTGCGAGCAGTGTTCAGACACCGGTTACAGGGGAAGAGGCGCCATTTACGAAATTATGACCCTCAGTGAAACGGTAAGACGGCTCATTGTCGAATCGGCCACGAGAGATGACATCAGGAGTGAAGCCATCAAGGGGGGCATGGTCACCATGAGGGAAGACGGCCTGAAAAAAATCAAAGAGGGAATCACCACACCGGAAGAGGTACTTGCCGCCACAAGGGAAGTTGAGTAG